The following are encoded together in the Budorcas taxicolor isolate Tak-1 chromosome 4, Takin1.1, whole genome shotgun sequence genome:
- the LOC128046800 gene encoding GTPase IMAP family member 5-like has protein sequence MEGLRQGGGDSCTTGGGGESLNPGSSTLRIILVGKTGSGRSTTGNSILCQPVFESKLGAQSVTRKCQRATGMWNGRTILVVDTPPIFEAEAQDQELYENIGACYLLSVPGPHVLLLVTQLGRFTEQDVVAVTRVKEVFGVGAERHMVILFTRKEDLEGGSLDEYVANTDNLRLRSLVRKCGSRYCAFNNRASGDEQREQLAELMAVIEGLEREHQGAFLTNELFFDAQMLQQMGGGAHGEGQRRYLDKVRLQVAKQKQGLKKAKRNWVFKTVFQLRAWIVVNYELCVCLVWCSLLFLLILLIILYHL, from the exons ATGGAAGGGCTTCGGCAGGGTGGAGGAGACAGCTGCACCACAG gtggaggaggagagagcTTAAATCCAGGATCATCTACATTGAGGATCATCCTGGTAGGGAAAACAGGCAGCGGGAGAAGTACCACCGGGAACAGCATCCTTTGCCAGCCCGTGTTTGAGTCCAAGCTGGGGGCCCAGTCGGTGACCAGGAAGTGTCAGAGGGCAACAGGCATGTGGAATGGGAGGACCATCCTGGTGGTGGACACACCCCCCATCTTTGAGGCCGAGGCCCAGGATCAAGAGCTGTATGAGAATATCGGAGCCTGTTACCTGCTGTCAGTGCCAGGGCCCCACGTGCTGCTGCTGGTGACCCAGCTGGGGCGCTTCACTGAGCAGGATGTGGTGGCCGTGACCAGGGTGAAGGAGGTCTTTGGGGTAGGAGCTGAGAGACACATGGTCATCTTGTTCACCCGCAAGGAAGACTTAGAGGGTGGATCCTTGGATGAGTATGTGGCAAACACAGACAACCtcaggctgaggagcctggtccGGAAGTGCGGGTCGAGATACTGCGCCTTCAACAACCGGGCCTCCGGGGATGAGCAGAGAGAGCAGCTGGCTGAGCTGATGGCCGTGATCGAGGGGCTGGAGCGGGAGCACCAGGGCGCCTTCCTCACCAATGAGCTCTTCTTTGATGCACAGATGCTCCAGCAGATGGGGGGTGGCGCCCATGGAGAAGGTCAGAGGCGCTACCTGGACAAGGTACGGCTCCAGGTTGCAAAGCAAAAGCAAGGCCTGAAAAAGGCCAAGAGAAACTGGGTCTTCAAGACAGTCTTCCAACTCAGAGCCTGGATCGTTGTGAATTATGAGCTTTGTGTTTGTCTTGTTTGGTGcagtttactttttcttcttattcttctgATCATCCTGTACCATCTTTAA